Part of the Lentisphaera araneosa HTCC2155 genome, ATTCTACTTTAGATGGAATCTCTGGCTCTGGTTTCTTCGCCGTATGAACAACGAGTTCTTCATTTTCAACTAAAGGCCATTCAACGGATTTTTCCGAACCATAAACCTCGAAGCTCTCCCTATATTGGCGAGCGGTATCAAAGAGTGAACGATAGACGTGACCGGTTAAATCTGAATCTTTAAATTTGATGTGACAAGACTCCACTGCGAAGGGCGAATTGTATTCGCTAATGAGTTCTTCCCGTATAGTTCCCGAGCCAAAACAAGAAACTTCTTCAGCTTCAGAACGTGTGAGACCAAGAACAGGACCGACACAGTGAGTTGCGTAATGCATCGGAGGTAAGCCTGGCCAGTAGTTTGGCCAACCATCCATATCTTGTTGATGGCTCGCTTTGAGGAATTGGACTTTACCGAGTTCACCTTTTTCGTAGAGATCCTTCATGTAAAGGAATTCACGAGCGTAAACCACCGTTTCCATCATCATATACTTTAAGTTTTTCTCTTCGCATAGGCGAACGATCTCTTGGCACTCCTCTAGTGAAGTCGCCATAGGCACTGTACAGGCCACATGTTTACCCGCTTTGAGGGCTTGGATCGATTGCGCACCGTGATTGGGAATGGGGGTATTTATATGAACGGCATCAATATCAGGATCTTTGAGTAATTCTTCATACGAAGTAAAACGTTTTTCAATCCCAAATTGATCGCCAACTTCATTAAGTGACTTTTCGTTTCGTTGACAAATAGCAACTAAGTCAGCATCGGGGTGCTTTTGATAAATAGGGATGAATTCTGCGCCAAAACCTAGGCCTACAATAGCAATACGAGTCTTCATAATTTTTCTCCAATTTTATTTAAGTGAATCAATTATAGGTTTATCACGATGTTGATTATTGCTGTTAAAATATTTTTTTTAGGAGAATAACGACATTTTAAAATATCATGGACAAAACAAGTCGTTCTAGTGGAGGAAGGATGAGGGAAATAAAAAGTACTTGCTTAAAGAGAGCTAGATTGCTCTTTAGTAAGTCATGGGCTTTTCTTTTGAAAGAAAGACCTCTAAAGGTGAAAAATAAAGGTAACTTGCATTAATTTCTTAAAGAATTCTCCTAAGAATAATCAATTTTTTATGAATATGCTTGTTAGAGTGTACAGTTGAGTTCGATTCAGTTTGTATATCTATTAAAAAGAAGTTGTGAAGGTAAATGAATAAAGCGAAATACATTTTTCTTAGTCTTGTTGCCCTATTATTAATTGCTACGGGATTTTTGTTTAAGAATGACCCCTCCGAAACAGGTGAAGCCACAAAGAGTCTTGATTTTTATTGTGCCGCTGGAATGAAACTTCCAGCCGCCGCAGTGGTGAAGGATTACGAACGTGAATTTGGCGTCAAAATCAATATTATCTATGGTGGTTCAGGGACGCTGCTCAATAACTTGGCGGTGGCGCAAAAAGGCGACCTCTATTTAGCAGCGGATTATAGTTACATTACTTTAGCTCGAGAAAAAGGTTTGCTCGCGGAAGCGATTCCCGTGAACCAATTGCGTGCGGGTTTAGCGGTTGCTAAAGGCAATCCCCATGGGATCAGCTCACTGCAGGATTTGCTGGATAAAAAAGATTTAAAGATTGGTCTCGCTAATCCCGATGCGGCATCAGTGGGGAAGTTCACCAAAAAAGTTCTCAGCCAACATAAGTATTGGCAAGCTATTGAAGAGCGCGTGAAAAATGACGGTGTCTTTACGGGCACAGTTAATGAATTGACCAATAACCTCAAATTAAGCTCCATTGACGTGGGGATCGTTTGGGATGCGGTGGCCGCACAATACCCAGAGTTGGATTTCGTCGCACTTGCCGAGTTTGATGCGAAACCCAAAAACACTACGATTGGCATTTTGAAATCAAGCGAAAATGCTGCGCAGGCCTTGCACTTCGCCCGTTTCCTGACGGCGCGCGATAGAGGGCTGAAACATTTTGAAGCCATGGGTTTTAAAATTGTTGAAGGCGATAAATGGGCCAATCGACCCGAGCTCAATTTCTTTGGTGGTGGGATGTTACGTCCTGCAGTGGAAGAGAGCATCCGCGAATTTGAACTACGTGAAGGAGTGATCGTAAAAACCACTTTTAATGGCTGTGGGATCTTGGTTTCACAGATGGAAGCAGGAGCACATCCCGACGCTTATTTTGCTTGTGATACTAAATTCATGGAACAAGTTCAAGATAGGTTTGATCCTTCGACTGATGTGACTAGCAATGATATAGTGATTGCTGTGGAGAAAGGAAATCCCAAAGGTATAAATTCATTAAATGATATGCTCAAGCCCGGTGTGAAAGTGGGTTTGGGGCATCCCGATAAGTCGGCTTTGGGTTACCTGACAATGGAGATGCTTAAGTCGGTGAACCTTTATGATAAAATCAAGAAAAATGTTGCGGTAGATTCTCCCACGGGAGATTTCTTAATCAATCAGATCAGTATACATTCTGTGGATGCAGTTATTATTTATAAGAGTAATTTTATGGCCAGCCCGAGTGCGGTGCGCGAATGTGATATGATTGAGATTCCACTTAAAGAAGCCAAGGCCGTTCAGCCTTATGCGATTTCAAAGAATAATGATCACAAAGAGCTTCTTAAGCGTTTGATGATCCAACTCACGAGCCATCAAGAGCGCTTCACTGATATTGGTTTTCATTGGCAGGCAGCTGAGTGAGCGAAACCAAGCCAGTCGAGCAAGTCGTCAAGAATGGTGAAGGTGTCCGAGCGAAGATGCGCAAAGTGCCTTCGGATAAACCTTTTATCATTGGCCTCGCTTTTATTTTTTCGCTCTACCTCTTGCTCATTTTGGGAATGCTCGTTGCCGATGCTAATTACACGAGTTTTGCGGACATCGCAAAAACTCTCGAAAATCCCAATATTCAGTACTCGCTAAAAATCACCATGCTCAGTTGCTTCATCGCCACCATCCTCAGTGTCATTGTGGCAGTGCCGACGGGCTACTTGCTGGCGCGCTTTCGTTTTCCAGGTAAAGCAGCTTTGGATGCATTGCTCGACATTCCGATTATTCTTCCCCCCTTAGTGATTGGCTTGAGTCTCTTGATATTGTTTCATAAATTTTCCGTGTTTGGAACCAGTATCGAAGAGTGGTGCGTGATTATTTTCTCGGGGATCTATTCATTCTTCAGTGGTAAAGCGCCTGATTTTTCCGTGGGGGTGACTTACAAGGTCCCCGCAATTATTCTCGCTCAATTTAGTGTTTCCTGTGCTTTTGCGGTGCGCACCATGCGTAATACTTTCGATCAAATGAGTCCTCGCCAAGAGCAAGTCGCCATGACTTTGGGCTGCAATCGTTCACAAGCTTTTTGGCTCATTGCCGTTCCGGGTGCTTGGCGCGGGATTTTGACCGCAGCCGCCCTCGCTTGGGCACGTGCACTCGGTGAGTTTGGCCCCATCCTTATTTTTGCAGGTACGACTCGCGGTCGTACAGAGGTTTTATCCACATCAGTATTTTTGGAAATCAGCATTGGTAACTTAGAGGGTGCGGTCGCCGTATCAATGATTATGGTGGTGATTGCCTTGGCAGTCTTGTTCCTCGTGCGTCTGATAGATGGTCGCAAAGGAGGTCTTTATGATATCAATTAAGGATTGCACCATACAAGCAGGTAAATTTAAGATCTCTCATATCAATATCGAGATCCCCACGGGAAGCTACGGCATCTTGATGGGCAAAACGGGCTCGGGTAAGACGACTATTCTCGAAGCACTTTGCGGACTTCGCAAAGTCTCGGCAGGACAAATCTTAATCAATGGGGTCGATATAACCAAGAAGCGCCCAGCCGAAAGAAACATTGGCTTTTTGCCACAAGATATTGCGCTTTTCGATCATATGTCAGTTTATGAGCACATTGCTTTTGGTATGCGCATTCAAAAATGGAATAAAGTTGACATTGATAAACGCGTGCGTGAACTCGCAGAACAATTAAAAATTAATCACTTACTCGAGCGCAAGCCGGCAGGTTTGAGCGGCGGTGAACGTCAGCGCACGGCCATGGGCCGAGCTCTTGCGGTTAGACCTCAGGTGCTCTGCTTAGATGAGCCGCTTAGCACACTGGATGACGATACGCACGAAGATGTGATCAATCTAATTAAAGAAGTGACTCAGGAGAACCAAGTCACTTCACTACATATTACCCATAGAAAATCTGAAGCTGCTTTGCTTGGCGATCATTTTTTCGAGCTTTGCGATGGTCGCATTATCCAAGATCAGGAGACTTTTTCATGAGAATTCAATTATTATGTTTACTCGTTTTTTTTCAGGGCATTACTTCGGCTTGTGATGTTCCCGTTTTTCGCTATGCACTTGAGCGTTGGGAACGCGACCTCTATAAAGTCTTTATTCTCCATCGTGGGGATTTAAAAGAAGCGGATTCCAAGTTGGCTGACGAAGTTTATGCTCAGAGTATCGGTCATGGTGGGCATGCAAATATTGTTACTTATAAAGTTGATTTAAACGATGAGAAGCAATCCAGTGATTTTTATTCGGCTTACAAAGATCTGAAGGAAATTGAAGTGGGAGATATGCCCGAGATGGTTTTGCTCTATCCCACGAGTACACGAGTTTTTAAAGCTGTTTGGAATGGAGATTTTAATAAAGCCAATGTAGATGAGTTGTTGAATTCAAAAGCTACAGCTGAGTTAATGAAAGGCGTTTTACAGGGCTACTCAGCCACTTTCTTAGTGATGGAAAGCGGAAATAAAGCAAAAGATGAGCGCGCAATTAAGGAAGTTAATGAGGCGATGGAGCTGCTTAGAAATGAGTTGGAAATGCCTGAGGGTGTGGTTCAAACGGATGGTAGCGTGACTGGTGGGAAACTCACTCCTTACGAAGCGGCGGCAATTGATCCCTCCAATGTTTTGAAATCAGGGATTCCTCTCAAAATCGACTTTCACATGGTGCGCATGCCCAATAATGAGGCTAATAATATTTTTCGTACCATTCTATCACGAACCTTTAAAGATGAATCCAAAGAGCCTGAACCCAAGCTTTTTGCCTTCTTTGGTCGAGGCCGTTTACTCGGTCCCATGGTGGGGGATGAAATTATCGTGAAGCACCTCAAGCAGCTTTCTCATTACCTTTGTGGAGCCTGTTCCTGTCAGGTGAAAAGCCAGAATCCAGGGATCGACTTTTTAACTAATCTCAACTGGGGAAGCTTTATTGCCGGGAGTGAAGTTGTGGTTGATAAAGAATTGCCACCACTCATTGGCCTGATTGATGTGGAAGATATTAAAGAAAAAGCGGAACAATCAAAATTAGATGAACCACAAGAAAAAGTTACTCAAGAAGAAGTCGTAGCAGATAATTCGACGATTAAAACGAGCGCTTTCATTACAGTTTTACTGCTATTCGCTTTAGTTATTGGTGGTAGCTTAATCATAAGGAAGAAATAATGACCCTTTTTAAACTTATTCGCAAAGAAATTGGCCATCGAAAAATCAATTTTGGCCTCTCAATTCTCGCTGTTGCGGTGGCCGCAGCCGCTTGGCTCTTGAGTGATGCTTTTCTCACCAGTGCCAATTTACAATCTGAGGCCCTGATTCAAGAAAAAGTTGAAGAAACAGAGAAGCATATGAAAAAGCTTGAAGACGATATTCGCAAATCGATGAAGGGCTTGGGCTTCAATATTTATATTTTCCCCGAAGGGCAAGATTTGAGCGAAGTTTACTCTCAGGGTTACGCGAGTAAAACCATGCCGGAAGAATATGTCTATAAGTTAGCGAACTCCAATATCGTTACGGTCAATCACCTCTTGCCAACTCTGACCAGGAGCCTTGAATGGCCTGAGCATAAGAGAAAAATTGTTTTAATTGGGATTCGTGGACAAGTCCCCAAGTCGCACGGCAAACCCAAAAAACCTCTCGTGAATCCCGTCGCCGAAAATGATATGGTTTTGGGTTATGAGCTCCACAAGAGTCTCGGACTCAAAGTGGGTGATAAAGCGACTTTTATGGGGCGTGAATTCACGGTTTCAAAAATTCATCGCCAACGCGGCTCAAAAGATGATATCACCGCCTGGATCAATTTAGGGGTTTGTCAGCAACTCTTGGGAATGGAAAAACGAATCAATTCGATCTTGGCGCTGGAATGCAATTGTGCCACTGTGGATCGCATTGGCGAAATCCGCAAAGAACTTCTAGCAATTTTGCCGGGTACGCAAATTATTGAACACGATAGTAAAGCCTTGGCTCGAGCTGAAGCTCGAAATAAAACGCATGAGACGGCGCTGCTGGAGATTGAATCAATCAAAAAACAACAGCATGAACTCAGATTGAAGCGCGAGAATATGGTGGCGATTATGGTTCCTTTTGTGGCGATTCTCTGTATGGCGACGATTGCGCTCTTGGCTTTCCTTAATGTGAGGGAACGCATTTACGAACTGGGCTTATTATTGAGTCTCGGGGTGAAGACAAGCAAAATTTTATTTGCCTACTTAGTGAAGGCTTGTTTGAGCGCCTTGGTGGGAGCACTCATTGGTGTGGGGCTGCTTTACCTCTGCCTCAATTTCGGAAAAGAGTCTTACTTCAATTCTCATTCAGCCTGTGCCTTAGTGCAGAGCTCAAAAGTAATTTTGATTATTGTGGCTATGCCAGTCTTGGCAATGTTAGCTACTTGGTTGCCAGCCCTTTGGGCGGCGCAAACTGACCCAGCGGAGGTACTTCGTCATGACTAATTCAATTGAAATTAAGCAGGCCTCAAAAGCCTATCAACGTAAAAACCAGACTCCCGTTCAAGCTTTAGATAAGCTCGACTTAAAAGCTGAGAGTGGCGATTTTATTGCTGTCCTAGGACCGAGTGGTTGTGGCAAATCAACTTTGATGTTGAGTGCAGGCGGACTTTTAGAAGTCGATTCGGGTCAGGTGGTGATCAATGGTCAGGACCTTAGCCAACTCAGTAGCTCACAAAAGGCGGAGTTTCGCGCTAAGAATGTGGCCTACGTCTATCAAGAATTTCACTTAATTCCCTACCTCAATGTGATTGATAACGTTCGCATTGCGGATCTCGCATTAGGATCTGGCTCTGAACAAAAAGCCGAAGAAATTCTCAAAAAATTTGGTTTGGCGGAGCGAGCCCAGCATCTTCCCTCTGAATTGAGTGTGGGTGAGCAACAGCGCGTCGCTCTGTCTCGAGCCATTTATTCTGGAGCTAAAATTATTTTAGCCGATGAACCCACGGGGAATTTGGATAGCGAGAATGCCGAAACAGTGCTCAAAGCCCTTAAAGATTTTACCGAAGAGGGTGGCATTGTGATTATGGTGACTCACGACGATCGCGCGGTGGCTTATGCGGCCAAAAAGCTCAGCATGTCTGCAGGACAGTGGAGCGCTTAAGTTT contains:
- a CDS encoding Gfo/Idh/MocA family protein is translated as MKTRIAIVGLGFGAEFIPIYQKHPDADLVAICQRNEKSLNEVGDQFGIEKRFTSYEELLKDPDIDAVHINTPIPNHGAQSIQALKAGKHVACTVPMATSLEECQEIVRLCEEKNLKYMMMETVVYAREFLYMKDLYEKGELGKVQFLKASHQQDMDGWPNYWPGLPPMHYATHCVGPVLGLTRSEAEEVSCFGSGTIREELISEYNSPFAVESCHIKFKDSDLTGHVYRSLFDTARQYRESFEVYGSEKSVEWPLVENEELVVHTAKKPEPEIPSKVECPDFAHLLPKEIQSFTTHGVYNNDGEEHLSFTQGAGHGGSHPHLVHQFVDMLKTGEDSYPNARQSANITCVGILAHESALQGGITLKLPEFTLRKS
- a CDS encoding ATP-binding cassette domain-containing protein — its product is MISIKDCTIQAGKFKISHINIEIPTGSYGILMGKTGSGKTTILEALCGLRKVSAGQILINGVDITKKRPAERNIGFLPQDIALFDHMSVYEHIAFGMRIQKWNKVDIDKRVRELAEQLKINHLLERKPAGLSGGERQRTAMGRALAVRPQVLCLDEPLSTLDDDTHEDVINLIKEVTQENQVTSLHITHRKSEAALLGDHFFELCDGRIIQDQETFS
- a CDS encoding ABC transporter ATP-binding protein, translating into MTNSIEIKQASKAYQRKNQTPVQALDKLDLKAESGDFIAVLGPSGCGKSTLMLSAGGLLEVDSGQVVINGQDLSQLSSSQKAEFRAKNVAYVYQEFHLIPYLNVIDNVRIADLALGSGSEQKAEEILKKFGLAERAQHLPSELSVGEQQRVALSRAIYSGAKIILADEPTGNLDSENAETVLKALKDFTEEGGIVIMVTHDDRAVAYAAKKLSMSAGQWSA
- a CDS encoding ABC transporter permease, with protein sequence MSETKPVEQVVKNGEGVRAKMRKVPSDKPFIIGLAFIFSLYLLLILGMLVADANYTSFADIAKTLENPNIQYSLKITMLSCFIATILSVIVAVPTGYLLARFRFPGKAALDALLDIPIILPPLVIGLSLLILFHKFSVFGTSIEEWCVIIFSGIYSFFSGKAPDFSVGVTYKVPAIILAQFSVSCAFAVRTMRNTFDQMSPRQEQVAMTLGCNRSQAFWLIAVPGAWRGILTAAALAWARALGEFGPILIFAGTTRGRTEVLSTSVFLEISIGNLEGAVAVSMIMVVIALAVLFLVRLIDGRKGGLYDIN
- a CDS encoding ABC transporter permease, with translation MTLFKLIRKEIGHRKINFGLSILAVAVAAAAWLLSDAFLTSANLQSEALIQEKVEETEKHMKKLEDDIRKSMKGLGFNIYIFPEGQDLSEVYSQGYASKTMPEEYVYKLANSNIVTVNHLLPTLTRSLEWPEHKRKIVLIGIRGQVPKSHGKPKKPLVNPVAENDMVLGYELHKSLGLKVGDKATFMGREFTVSKIHRQRGSKDDITAWINLGVCQQLLGMEKRINSILALECNCATVDRIGEIRKELLAILPGTQIIEHDSKALARAEARNKTHETALLEIESIKKQQHELRLKRENMVAIMVPFVAILCMATIALLAFLNVRERIYELGLLLSLGVKTSKILFAYLVKACLSALVGALIGVGLLYLCLNFGKESYFNSHSACALVQSSKVILIIVAMPVLAMLATWLPALWAAQTDPAEVLRHD
- the modA gene encoding molybdate ABC transporter substrate-binding protein, with the translated sequence MNKAKYIFLSLVALLLIATGFLFKNDPSETGEATKSLDFYCAAGMKLPAAAVVKDYEREFGVKINIIYGGSGTLLNNLAVAQKGDLYLAADYSYITLAREKGLLAEAIPVNQLRAGLAVAKGNPHGISSLQDLLDKKDLKIGLANPDAASVGKFTKKVLSQHKYWQAIEERVKNDGVFTGTVNELTNNLKLSSIDVGIVWDAVAAQYPELDFVALAEFDAKPKNTTIGILKSSENAAQALHFARFLTARDRGLKHFEAMGFKIVEGDKWANRPELNFFGGGMLRPAVEESIREFELREGVIVKTTFNGCGILVSQMEAGAHPDAYFACDTKFMEQVQDRFDPSTDVTSNDIVIAVEKGNPKGINSLNDMLKPGVKVGLGHPDKSALGYLTMEMLKSVNLYDKIKKNVAVDSPTGDFLINQISIHSVDAVIIYKSNFMASPSAVRECDMIEIPLKEAKAVQPYAISKNNDHKELLKRLMIQLTSHQERFTDIGFHWQAAE